From the Capnocytophaga sp. oral taxon 878 genome, the window TACAAAACTATTATAAATAACTCCTAAATAGCTGATAAAGGTATTACAACTGAAGAGGTCCTCTATTATAAATAATGTATTGGGCGAATAGTTTATATAAACACTATATGAGAAATATTGACACCAAAAAGAACTATAAAAGCAATTCATACTGCAAGAAAAAGAGGTTTTAAAAACAGAAATAAAAAGAGGTTGTTTCAATATGAAACAACCTCTTTTTATTTGCTAATTTATTAATTGGTAATTATACTATTTTTTCCAATTTTTAAGGATTTCGGCAGGGACACCTCCTTTATGAAGCATAATAGCAGTAGTTTTAAACTGAACAAATGCTTTAGTTACATAAAGATATCCTTTATGATCATTACTTACTCCCCAAGAGTTTTTTACCATATAATATTCACGTCCGTTTTGATCTTTAGCCAAACCAACGATATGCATAGCATGGTCGTCAGTAGTTTGGTAGTTATCAAAATCACGTTGGCGCATTTCGGGGGTAATAGTCATTTCGGCAGTAGGAGGGTTAGAAAATAGGCGAGCAGCTTCATCATAAGTCATTTCGCTTATTTCTTTTTCAGGTACAAAAGCTACCCCATTTTTCCAGCTAAAATAACGTTCACTTACATCTGAAGCCCAAGCTACTGTATACCCTTTTTTAAGAGCATTATCGATAGTTTTGGTAAAATCGGTCATAGCTACATTATAGGCATGGTCATAACTCCAGTTATCGGGTACTGCCATAAATACATTTTGGTAAAGTGGTTGATTATTGTATGCTACCATTTCGATATAGTCATCGGGATTAATACCTACACGTTCTTTAGCAAAAGTTTGTGGGGTATATTTCTTACCTTCATATATAAAACTTTCAGGTACAGCTCCTAAATAAGCATCAATAGTAGCAGTAAAAGCAGGCAACCAATTAGGGGTAAGTTTTTTTACGCCAGTACGTTTTACCATACCTTCTAAGAAACCTTTCAAAATGGCATGTAACTCACCAAAATCATTACGGTTGGTCCCATACTGCAAGCCTGTATATACATATTGAGGTACTGCCCCATATTTAGCATACATATTAATTACATCATGGAGTTCACCTCCTTGTCCATAATCTAAATAGCCATGCATACGCACGTATTGTTTGGCTTTTTCAATATAAGTGTTACGAGCGGTATAGATTTCGGCTAAATCAATAGGTTTTTTGCCCATACGGCTCATTTCACTTTCCAAGAATGAAGCTCCTGCATAACTCCAGCAGGTACCACTGCTACCTTGGTCTTTCACCTCGGTGCGTTCGAGGTTAATAACAGTTGTAAAGTTAAAACCAGCATTAGCAGAGTGATTACCTGCTACCGATTTAATCAAATCATCTTGTGCTGTTCCTATAAAAAAGGAAGACAATGCAACAAATAATGTAATGTTTTTCATAAATAAAAAAATTAATTACGGCAAAAGTACAAAATAATATTAATATAGCAACATTTTGGCACAATTATCGCTGTATAAAAATAAAACACCTATAAAGTATGAAATCATTATTAGTATACTTATTGCTATTATTAGCTTGTGTAAGTATGAATGCACAACCTTTTGAAACGCAGAAGAAGCAATTACCTGTAGTGGTTCCGTTGGAAAAAGCTCCGGAGTTACCCACCTCGGGGAGTAACTTATTTAAGCTACCTACAACACCTAAATACGATAATAGTTCGCTTTTTAAAACACCTGAGAAAAGTATTGATTTTACAGGAAAAAGCAATTTGGTGCAAAGAAAATTTGATTTCAAACCTAATTACTCTGAAATAAACGATAGAAGGAATGAAAATTATGAAGCCCCAAAAGGCAATCAGTTTTTTGGAGATTTCACAAATAATGGAGGATATGTAAATGTATATTGTCGCGACTTCGCTGCGATTGATGGTGATAGAGTGAGTATATTTGTGAATGGAGTAGAGGAAGTTCGCGACATTTTTTTGTTAGAACGGTTTAGGGGATTTCAGATTAACTTAAAACCAGGTTTTAACAAAATAGAGTTTTTAGCTCTTAACCAAGGGGAATCGGGACCTAATACTGCTGAATTTCAGGTGCTGGATGATAAAGGCAATGTGATTGTACGCAACCGATGGGATTTGGCCACAGGCTCAAAAGCACAATTTGTAATTGTAAAAGACCAATAATTAAGAGAGTTATTTTTATTTGTTACTTTTTTTTGACTCATATTTTTATAGGGCATTAGGTTGCCCTATAAAGATATGAGTTTTTTATATTGATAACTGACAATTGACACTATTAAAAATCAAAATCAAAGTCATTAAGTTCATCTAGCTTGGTAGTTTCTTCTTCGGTGAGTTCTTGTTGAAGAAATTCGGCTGTGACTTCTTTACTAGTACCCCAAAGATCGGCAAGAAGTTCGGCTATGCTGTTTTTTTGGTTAGGTTCAAAATTGGAGAATGCACGACGCAAAAAGACTACTGAACGCATAAACTGCTCTTCATCTAACTGACTTACATAATTATCTAACTCCTTCCATATTATTGTACGAGATAACAGAGCATATCGGTTTCTTCCTGAAAAACCTTCAAACCAAGATGCTCCTAAATCGGCAGGGACACCTGCTGAAAGACGACGTGATACTTCACGCGCACACTCATCTTCTGTAGCTAAATTATGTTCTAATAATATTGCAAAAGCTACCCCTGATAGTTTTGTATTCACATCATCACGCCAGGCAAGATGAGTGAGCTCTTTATGCCAAGTTTCAACATCTACTAAATCATATTGCTGTTCGGCAATGAACTCCATTATATTGATAGCCTCGGCTATAGATTTTGAGGCTTTATCATCACAAGAAGCCGCATTAAGCAATAACAAAGATGCACGTAAGAAAAGTTGTTGGAGGATAGGCTTTAGGGGTTCTAAATTAAACTGTCGCAAATCACCGTACTGTATGAGAATAGAAAGCTCGTGAGCAGCAAAAGCTGTTTCCGAAAAGCTATTTGTATCAACCAAAAGGCGCTGTAAGGTGCTAAGAGCATTACTAAAGATATGCGTAAGCTGGCACTCACAAGCCTGCCTAATTATATGGGCTACCTTTGATAAATCGGTACTTTCGGTAAGTTGTTCTTTAAGTACAAAAGCAGTGGCTATTTCAAGAGTTTCACCTTTAAGGTTGGCTTCTACTATTTCTATTTCTACCTCGGGACTCCATTGTAACACCCATTTTTCAGCCCAAGAGGCTTTATCTTGTGCGATTTGCTGCCGAGTGGCAAAGTGAATGCCAAGCACTTCTAACCTATGCAAGAAAGTAGACCTATTCAAATCAATAAAAGCAGCTTCCTTAGTTTTGACTTTAAGATTCTCACGGAGATCAAGCGAGAGATCTTGGGCTACTGCGGATTTGTAATTGGTGAGCTTTAGGCGTTTGAGTTCTTGGTTCATATCCTCCTGTACAGGAGTTTGGCTTACCCCTTCGGGTAGGAAACCTATAGCGGTACCTATATCTACCTTATTAATTGCCTCGGCTACTACAGCAAGATCGCCAGCACCAAAACAGGTAATGACTGCATCGTGAAGATCGGCTAGTACGGGGTAAGTACCTTCCTTAATAGCTGATAGAGTATTGGCCAAGCGTACTGCCTCGATCACACTGGCAGAAGATGCATTTTGCCCTTGAGTACGCAGTATTTTAGCTACCTTGGCAAGATAAGTAGCGGCTAACTGCCCCATAGTATCTTCTTTCATTGCCTTCCACATCAGCTCAAAATAATAAGGAGCCCTATTACCAGCACCGTAGCCGGTACGACTGCTGAGGCGCAGATATGAGTAAGGCATTAGGGTGAGTTGTGAGGTAGCTTTGGGCAGTTTTTTCAGTTCGGCATCGGTCATAGCAGGTAGACTGCTTTTGATACCTGATAGGTGATAAGCCCCTACTATTACTACTATTTCTTCGGGTTTGTACTGAGTGCAAGCCTTCTCTATTTCGCGTTTCATATAGGCCTCACGAATGAGATTGTACGAAAAATCAAAAGGGGCTTGGTCATACTCTTTCCCGATTACCATATCACGCATTTCGCCTGATTGTAATGCAAGGGCAGGTGCAAAACTATCTGTAGTAAGGTTATGTTCATAGTTTCGTTCCCAAAAGTCTTCATAATCTGTTTCGGCACTTTCGTGAGCTATGCGCTTATAGAGTGTATTGTGATAGAGGTAGAATTCTTGAGCTTTTTCGGCTTCTTCATCAGTAGGTTGTTCTTGCTTTAGCTTCAGCATATTTTCTGAAGGTAAATCAATAAAACGCAGGTCGGCTTTCTTTTTTACTCCCCAACAAATAGCTTGATACTCGGGAGAATAATCTGCGAAAGGATATAATACTGTTTCAATAGGCAGCTCGGTAGTGTACCCCAACATAGCAATAGGTGGCTTGACCCCTTTTTGTGTTATTTGAGACATTAAAGGAGTAGCATCGGCAGGGCCTTCAATAAGGATACACTTAGGCTTATGAGCTTCTAAGAAGGCAGTAAGATGATATGCTGCTGAGGGAGAAAGGTGCCTTACACCGAAAAAGTGAATGTTATTCATAATACTGGAGGGTGCGTTCTATTATTTGTTCGGGTTTGCCATCAACAAAAGTAGTCATACTTATCCAATTACCTTGGTCATCATAAATATATTGATAGGTAGAGAGCTGTTTTCCTACCACCTGAAACCATATACAATCACCTTGTGCATTATATTTTTGAGTAATTACATAGGGTGATTTGTTTTTCTCATCAGAGATTTTTATACGCACTGGGCGCTGGTGTTTGTTATATTTGGTTTCTTCTGTACTTACAAGCTCTCCTGAAGAATTTTCGGTACGTATTTGGGTAGGATTACCTTTCTTATTGTAGGTATAAGTAATAATATTAATAAGCTGGTTGGATTGATAAATTTCTCTTTTTAGAACTTTCCCTTCGGGATTAACTTCGTTAGTATGATGGTATTTTAGAAAGCCACCAGGTGAGTAAGTAGCTACTTTTACAAGATAGCCATCGGGGTTATAGGCGTAGTAAGTTTTATCGGAATTGTATCGAGTTTCAAACAATTTGCCATTGGGGGTGTAATAATACTCGGTACGGTTATAAAATTTATCATCATTTTGATAAAGAATTTCTTGGGTGAGGTATCCTTGAGGATTAAAATCTTTTTGATAATTATTTAAATTAGGCATTTTATCGAATTCGGAGCCATTAGCAATAGGTGCTTTAACGACTTTATCTTCTTTTATTTGGACGCTATAAGGGATAGTACGTATGGTTTTTACTTTGCCTTTAAGGTTGGCGAGTTGCCAATCGGTAGGGGTGTTATTTTGTGCTGAAAGAGTAGTAGCTGCTAACAGTAGAATAGATGTAATAAGATGTTTCATTGTTTCAATTTTAGAGTGCAAAGGTAAAGATTAATTAGCAAATGAACAAATTTGTTATTAGCAAATTACAGCATTTACATTCATTTTTTTGCTTGATAGTGCTCTTATAGTTTTTAATATGAATGAGTATTCTCTCATTAAAAAGTGGTTTGAGGCAGCTAAATCCTATTTTTTCAGGAAAGTTATAGATAAGAACCAAGTATCTAGATGGGATAAGAGGTTTAATAAAAATTTTGCATTAAGAAATCTTATAGAATTCTTGAAACTACAATGCAAAAATAAGCATGAAAAATATTACAAAAACACTTATTATTACAAAAATGTAAAAATAAATATTTTTTGTACGGTTTATTTTTACTACTTTTGCGCCAAAAATAAATATAATGAAACATTCAGGACTTATTCCAACAGAAAAGATAATAGAACGTTTGCAATACGAGAATCCTTGGTGGATAAATAATAAAATACCTGCTACTTACGAGAGTATGCCTCGCAGACTATATTTTGAATTGTTTTATCCTTTTGTTGCGGAACGAGAAATTCGCAGGGCAGTAGTGCTAATGGGTCCTCGTAGGGTAGGTAAAACTGTGATGATGTATCATACAATTGCACAACTCATTAATGAAGGGGTTAATGCTCAAAGAATATTTTTTATAGGAATAGATAATCCTATTTATATCAATTTGGGGTTACAAGATATTTTAGATATGTGCCAGAAAGCCATTGGTAATTCAGATCTAAAAGGTACTTATGTATTTTTTGATGAGATACAATATTTAAAAGATTGGGAACGGCATTTAAAAGTATTAGTAGATAGTTATCCTGAGACTAAATTTGTAGTATCAGGTTCGGCTGCAGCAGCTCTTAAATGGCATAGTACAGAAAGTGGTGCGGGTAGGTTCACTGATTTTATGTTACCTCCACTTACTTTTCAGGAGTTTATACATTTAAAGGGAAAAGAGAATTTGATGCAAAGACAAAATATTACTTATGATGGTAAAGACGTTCCTTATTGGATAAGTCCCTATATAAACGAATTAAATAATGAATTTATACAATATCTTAACTTTGGCGGTTATCCTGAAGTAGTATTCTCTGAGAAAATACAGCAAGATATGGGGAGATATATCAAAAATGATATTGTGGATAAAGTACTTTTGAGAGATTTGCCGAGTTTATATGGTATTAAAGATGTACAAGAGTTAAATCGTTTTTTTAGCTACATTGCTTATAACACAGGGAATGAGTTTTCTTATGAAAAAATGGCTAAAGAAAGTGGCATTAATAAAGAAATGCTCAAAAAATACTTAGAATATTTAGAAGCTGCTTTCTTGATAAAAGTACTTAATAAAGTAGATATCAATGCTAAAAAACTTAAAAGAATTACTAGTTTTAAAGTATATCTCACCAATCCGTCCCTACGTACAGCTCTTTTCTCACCCATCAAAGAAGGTGATGAAGAAATAGGGAATATGGTAGAGACAGGTATTTTAGCCCAATGGATGCACCGAGAAAAATTAAACCTTACGTATGCCCGCTGGAAAGAAGGGCGAAAAGAAGGAGAGGTTGATTTAGTACTGATAGATGACAAACATTTCAAACCACAGTGGGCGGTAGAAATTAAATGGAGTAATAGGTATTACCAAATGCCACAAGATTTATCGAGCTTAATGAGTTTTTGTAGAGCTAACCAATTGGGAAGTGCTGTTATCACTACTAAAGATATAACAGGAGCTAAAATTATTGATAAAATGAACTTTACCTTTATTTCTTCTGCTATATATGCTTACAATGTAGGGGCTAATACGCTAAATATAAAACTTTTGCAATAATTGGAAGATTACTGTTAGAATAGAAAAAAGCAATGTGCAAAATAATGCACATTGCTTTTTTTATATATTACCTCTTGTATCTTATTTGTAAAGATTGCGAAGTTCTTTGGCAGTATCAACCATTGCGTGTAGGGCTGCTTTGGTTTCGGGCCAGTGGCGTGTTTTGAGTCCGCAGTCGGGGTTTACCCATAGCTGCTCTTTAGGTACTACGCTGATGGCTTTCTTCATCAAATCGGTCATTTCTTGTTGTGAAGGTACGCGTGGTGAGTGAATGTCGTACACCCCAGGTCCTATTTCATTAGGGTATTTGAAATCACCAAATACATCAAGAAGTTCCATTTGTGAACGTGAACACTCAATAGTAATTACGTCGGCATCCATATCGGCGATGGCTTCGATCATATCGTTGAACTCGGAATAGCACATGTGGGTGTGTATTTGAGTTTCATCTTGTACTCCTGAAGCTGAGATACGGAAGGCTTTGATAGCCCAATCAAAATAAGCTTTCCACTCATTTTGGCGCAAAGGTAATCCTTCACGTATTGCGGGTTCATCTATTTGTATTACTTTAATACCTGCTTTTTCAAGATCGACTACTTCATCACGAATAGCTAAGGCTATTTGTAGGCAGGTTTGTGAACGAGGCTGATCATCACGTACGAATGACCATTGCAGGATAGTTACAGGGCCTGTAAGCATTCCTTTTACTGGTAATTTGGTAAGTGATTGTGCATACTGGCTCCAACGTACGGTCATTGGTTCTGGACGTGAAATATCACCAAAGATAATTGGAGGTTTCACGCAACGTGAACCGTAACTTTGTACCCAACCGAACTTGGTGAAGGTGTATCCTTTTAAAAGTTCGCCGAAGTACTCGACCATATCATTACGTTCGAACTCGCCGTGTACAAGTACGTCGATTTGTGTATCTTCTTGGAAGCGGATAGATTCTTCAATTTCTTTTTCCAATAGTTTGTCATACTCGGCTTGGGTAAGGTCGCCTTTTTTGAAGCGAGCGCGCCAGCTACGTACCTCATCGGTTTGAGGGAATGAACCTATAGTGGTGGTAGGGAACAATGGTAGGTTCAGGGATTTGTGCTGTGCTACCTTACGTTGAGAGAATGGGCTGTGACGTACATCATCTTTGGCAGTGATGTTATTAACACGCTCTTTCACTTTGTTATCGTGGATAAGTGTTGATGTTTTGCGGTTTTCGGCTGCTTTTTTGTTTTCTTCAAAAATTGCTTTTACCTCGGGGGTTACCTTTCCGGTAGCAAGTGCTTGTAGGGTAGTTACCTCTTTTACTTTTTGTTTGGCAAATGCTAACCATTGTTTGATTTCGGGGGTAAGTACTTTTTCATTGTTCTCTAACTCGAGGTTGCAAGGTGAGTGCAATAGTGAGCAAGAGGTAGCAATAAGAAGGCGATCGGCACCGATGGCTTCTTTGGCTTTCTCGATAAGTGCTAATGAGTGCTCAAAGTTATTTTTCCAGATATTACGGCCATTAACTACTCCTAATGAGAGTTTTTTGTTGGCTGGAAGGGCTTTTAGTACGTTATCAAGCTGAGCGGTAGCGCGTACCAAATCGATATGGAATACATCGAATGGTAATGATAGTGCTAACTCGGTATTGTTATCAAGTGCGCCGAAATAGGTGGTAAGGATGAACTCGGTATTGGTGAATTGTTTTTTAAGTTCGCCATATACTTTGCGATATACTTCGGCAGCACCAGCAGGAAGATCAAGCACTAAGTAAGGCTCATCTATCTGGATGGTTTTGGCACCTGCATCGACTAGGCTTTGTACTAATTGGATGTATACGGGTAGAAGGCGCTCGGCAAGATCTAAGCGGTTAAAGCCTTCTTCTTTTTCTTTACCTAATAATAGATAAGTAACAAGACCGATGAGTACAGGCTTGGTATCGAAGCCGTGTTGTTTTGCCAAGTTATATTCTTGTAAAGGTTTATTTACAAGGATACTAAATGTTTGGTTTTTGGTAAATTCGGGTACTATATAGTGGTAGTTGGTATCAAACCATTTGGTCATTTCCATAGCGGTGATATCGATACCATCTTTTTGATAGCCACGAGCCAATGCGAAGTAACGATCTAAGTTACGTAGGTGTTTAATAGGGGCGAAACGCTCAGGGATAGCGCCTACTACAAACGAAAAATCAAGCATTTGGTCGTAAAAAGAGAAGTCGTTAGACGGGATAAAGTCTACGCCTGCATCTTTTTGTAATTGCCAGTTATGTACGCGGATTTTTTCCGCTACTGCTAATAGCTCTTCTTCGGTGCTGTTACCAGCCCAAAAAGCTTCATTAGCTTTTTTTAGTTCTCGTTTCTCACCGATACGAGGATAGCCTAATACGTTTGATTTCATATAATGTTTTTTACTTTTATATTTTCGGTGCAAAGGTACAACATTTTAATGGTAATATGCAAATTTATCGACAACAAATTTGCAAATAGGCATTAAAACAGAAAATTTTTCTGTGAATTTGTGTTTTTGCAGAAAATTTTAGGGATAGATATTGGGTGTTGGGGGTGTAGGAGATGGGGGTATGTGAAAGAGAAATCAGGTGTAGGATAGAGGGAGGTATTAGGAGTTGTATCCTAATAACTTAGACTTTGTACCCTAAATCTTACACCTGAAATCTGAATATGGAAAGGTTAAAGGCTATGCTAGGACAGCTTTAACTTTATCGGCGGCTTCTTGGAACTGTATAGCTGAATGTACGGCTAGGCCTGATGCGTCTAATATTTCTTTGGCGAGCTCGGCATTGGTGCCTTGGAGACGTACTATGATAGGTACGTTAATTGCATCGCCCATATTTTTGTATGCATCGACTACGCCTTGTGCTACGCGGTCGCAACGTACGATCCCTCCGAAGATATTGATGAGTATGGCTTTTACTTTGGGGTCTTTGAGTATGATGCGGAAGGCAGTTTCGACGCGTTTGGCATCGGCGGTACCTCCTACATCGAGGAAGTTGGCTGGTGAGCCTCCTGCTTGTTTTATCAAATCCATAGTTGCCATTGCTAATCCGGCGCCATTGACCATACATCCTACGTTACCATCGAGGGCTACGTAGTTTAGCCCTACGGCTTTGGCTTCGACCTCGATAGGGTTTTCTTCACGTATATCGCGATAAGCGGCGTATTCGGGGTGGCGGAATAGGGCGTTATCATCTAGGACTACTTTGGCATCGACTGCTAAGATTTTGTTATCGGAGGTTTTGAGTACTGGGTTTATTTCGAATAGATTGGCATCGGAGGTTACATAGGCTTTGTAGAGGGCTGTAACGAATTTGACCATTTCTTTTTGTGCGTTGCCTTCGAGTCCTAAATTAAAGGCTATTTGGCGTGCTTGGAAGGGTAATAGTCCGACTGCGGGGTCTATTTCTTCGGTAAATATAAGGTGGGGTGTTTGAGCGGCTACTGTTTCGATATCCATACCTCCTTCGGTAGAATACATAATCATATTTTTACCTTTGGCGCGGTTTAGGAGTACTGACATATAGAACTCGGCTGTTTTGCTTTCGCCTGGGTAATAGACATCTTCGGCGATGAGTACTTGGTGTACTTGCTTACCTGTGGGGGGTGTTTGTGGGGTGATGAGGTGCATTCCTATGATTTGAGATGCTAAGGGTTTTACCTCATCAATACCTTTGGCGAGCTTTACGCCTCCGCCTTTGCCACGCCCTCCGGCGTGAATTTGTGCTTTTACGACATACCACTGTGTGCCGGTGGTTTCGGTAAGCTGTTTGGCAGCTGCAACTGCTTCATCGGGGGTTTGGGCAACGATACCGCGCTGTACATTTACCCCAAAACTTGAAAGTATTTCCTTTCCTTGATATTCGTGTAAATTCATTTGCTTTTGATGTTTTAGTAAACTTTGAGGGCAAAGATATAAAACTTTTTTTAATTAGCAAATTTTTTTAATTTTTAGTTTTAATTTTGAGGGGGGAGGTATGGGGGGATAGGAGGATTGGGTGTTGAGGAAAATGCAATGTTTTGGGGATTTGGTTGCGATTTTGGCAAAAACAGAGATGAGGAATGAAGTAGCTGATAGACAGGGGAGTAAGGCTTATCCTTCGTTTACAGTTCGTTTATCCTTCGTTTATGGTTCGTTCATCCTATAAGGTAGTTATAAGCTTCTTGGGGGAATACTGATAGTACAACAGTTTGATTATTAATGGGTTGCATTTTGAGGTGGGGGATGAAATGGGGGTGGATGTTTTTTTGAATAATTCGCAATAAAACAAGCAATAAGATGTGAAAAAAGTAAGAGGGGATGGCTGGGAGGGCGATGAGGGAGGCAGTGAACGGTTATTTGCCTTTTTGTAAATTATTTGTATTTTTGCACTTTAAAGAAATGGAGATGAAAAATACTTATATATTGGCGATAGAGTCGTCCTGTGATGATACTTCGGCGGCAGTGCTTTTGAATGACAAAGTACTTAGTAATGAGGTGGCTAACCAAAGTGTACACGAGCAATATGGGGGTGTGGTGCCTGAACTGGCTTCGAGGGCGCACTTGCAGAATATTGTGCCGGTTGTAGCGCAGGCTTTGGAGAAAGCGAAGGTAGGAAAGGAGGAGCTATCGGCTATTGCTTTTACGAGAGGTCCGGGGCTTATGGGGTCATTACTGGTGGGGACTTCTTTTGCCAAATCAATGGCGATGGGACTGGGTATCCCATTGATAGAGGTAAACCATATGCAGGCTCATATCCTTGCTCATTTTATTGATGAGGGGCAAAAGAAGCCTGAATTTCCTTTTTTGGCAATGACCATTAGCGGTGGACATACGCAAATAGTGAAGGTAAATAGTTTCTTTGATATGGAAATATTGGGCGAAACGCTGGACGATGCTGTAGGTGAGGCTTTTGATAAAACGGCTAAAATATTGGGACTGCCCTACCCTGGTGGGCCTCTGATTGATACTTATGCCAAAGAAGGTAATCCTGAGGCTTTTGCTTTTGCTAAACCGAATATAAGTGGGCTTAACTTTAGCTTTTCGGGACTTAAAACGGGGATATTGTACTTCATCCAGAAACAAACGGCCTTGAATGCTAATTTTATTAGTGAAAACTTGGCTGATATTTGTGCTTCGGCGCAGCATACTATAGTGCAGATACTGATGAACAAGCTGAAAAAAGCTGTAAAACAAACTGGTATTAAGCAAATAGCGATAGGAGGTGGGGTATCGGCAAACTCGGGTATTAGGACTGCCTTAACGGCTATGGGAGAGCAATACGGCTGGGATACTTTTGTACCTAAGTTTCAGTACTGTACCGATAATGCTGCTATGATAGGAATTGTAGGATATTACAAATATTTAAACGGTGATTTCACGACTCAAAACACAACTGCACAACCCAGACTTTCATTTAAATAGGGGGTGTTTGAGGGTATTGGCAAAGAATGTTAAAATATTTTGAACTAAAAGCAGGTGCTTTTGGGGAGTGAAGAAACTGAATAAAACAATAACATAAAGAATATGGAGGTTAATGAAATTGAAACTTCTGACTATGGAATCTGTATTTTCTCTGTAGCACAATTAACTTCTTTTCTTTCAGAGGAAAAGAAATCACGCACCAAAAAAGTGCTATCACTGTTTCAAAAGGAACACGAACTGTACCTAAGATCAATAGAAACGGGTAGCTGGCTTCCTATTCCCCAGATAAATTCTGTAACATATCAGGTGAGGATTAGCAACTTAGGTGAGGGATTTTCGGAAGAATGGGAGGAGAAGTACTGCTATGAGTATTTTAATCTTACGGTAGGAAGTGATAATAGTATTTGGATAGGATCAATTGGGTTATTACTGAATTGGGATACAAGCAAATTTGTAGGAAATATTATAAGTTATAGCACCTTGTATGGTTTTTTATTGCATAAAGGATTACGGTTTG encodes:
- the sucC gene encoding ADP-forming succinate--CoA ligase subunit beta, producing MNLHEYQGKEILSSFGVNVQRGIVAQTPDEAVAAAKQLTETTGTQWYVVKAQIHAGGRGKGGGVKLAKGIDEVKPLASQIIGMHLITPQTPPTGKQVHQVLIAEDVYYPGESKTAEFYMSVLLNRAKGKNMIMYSTEGGMDIETVAAQTPHLIFTEEIDPAVGLLPFQARQIAFNLGLEGNAQKEMVKFVTALYKAYVTSDANLFEINPVLKTSDNKILAVDAKVVLDDNALFRHPEYAAYRDIREENPIEVEAKAVGLNYVALDGNVGCMVNGAGLAMATMDLIKQAGGSPANFLDVGGTADAKRVETAFRIILKDPKVKAILINIFGGIVRCDRVAQGVVDAYKNMGDAINVPIIVRLQGTNAELAKEILDASGLAVHSAIQFQEAADKVKAVLA
- the tsaD gene encoding tRNA (adenosine(37)-N6)-threonylcarbamoyltransferase complex transferase subunit TsaD, with translation MKNTYILAIESSCDDTSAAVLLNDKVLSNEVANQSVHEQYGGVVPELASRAHLQNIVPVVAQALEKAKVGKEELSAIAFTRGPGLMGSLLVGTSFAKSMAMGLGIPLIEVNHMQAHILAHFIDEGQKKPEFPFLAMTISGGHTQIVKVNSFFDMEILGETLDDAVGEAFDKTAKILGLPYPGGPLIDTYAKEGNPEAFAFAKPNISGLNFSFSGLKTGILYFIQKQTALNANFISENLADICASAQHTIVQILMNKLKKAVKQTGIKQIAIGGGVSANSGIRTALTAMGEQYGWDTFVPKFQYCTDNAAMIGIVGYYKYLNGDFTTQNTTAQPRLSFK